In Natronomonas halophila, one DNA window encodes the following:
- a CDS encoding PfkB family carbohydrate kinase yields the protein MYDAVPSLLDRTARIAAFPDGSLDIYSEVRGADGGHLSKAAFQDRLTGVRSRAFHLDERVVEPGGQAVNAAQQAHALGDEVRLDACLDHHRLDLPFECHSHGKPSRVHIHEFTDGDLMYVSESDDVADWTAADFDTLPDADGYFGANWATVDGMTGVLRSLAGDLDGEAFVFDPGDVTTADPEAVRSLVAALGTVDDGIDTSLSVNARELAAFADALGVAAEETAVRDEADISAVVVHEEESARAAYEGGTAVVPNLKIDHATRNTGGGDRFGAGYLHGLTVGSDVEAALALGNACASYYVETGETATADELVEFIDDWSML from the coding sequence ATGTACGATGCGGTGCCGTCGCTGCTGGACCGGACCGCACGCATCGCGGCGTTTCCCGACGGCAGTCTCGATATCTACTCGGAGGTCCGCGGCGCCGACGGCGGCCACCTCTCGAAGGCGGCGTTTCAGGACCGTCTCACCGGCGTCCGTTCGCGGGCTTTCCACCTCGACGAACGCGTCGTCGAACCGGGCGGGCAGGCGGTCAACGCCGCCCAGCAGGCCCACGCACTCGGCGACGAGGTCCGTCTCGACGCCTGTCTGGACCACCACCGCCTCGACCTCCCGTTCGAGTGCCACTCCCACGGCAAACCGAGCCGGGTCCATATCCACGAGTTCACCGACGGCGACCTCATGTACGTGTCCGAGAGCGACGACGTCGCGGACTGGACGGCCGCTGACTTCGACACCCTGCCGGACGCCGACGGCTACTTCGGCGCCAACTGGGCCACCGTCGACGGGATGACCGGTGTACTCCGGAGTCTCGCTGGCGACCTCGATGGGGAGGCGTTCGTCTTCGACCCCGGCGACGTGACAACCGCCGACCCAGAAGCGGTTCGGAGCCTCGTCGCCGCTCTGGGTACGGTCGATGACGGTATCGACACCTCCCTCAGCGTCAACGCTCGCGAACTGGCGGCGTTCGCCGACGCCCTCGGCGTGGCGGCCGAGGAAACGGCCGTTCGCGACGAAGCCGACATCTCGGCGGTCGTCGTCCACGAGGAAGAATCGGCTCGCGCCGCTTACGAGGGCGGCACCGCGGTGGTTCCGAACCTCAAAATCGACCACGCGACCCGTAACACCGGCGGCGGCGACCGCTTCGGTGCCGGCTACCTCCATGGCCTCACGGTTGGCAGCGACGTCGAGGCTGCCCTCGCGCTCGGAAACGCCTGTGCCAGTTACTACGTCGAGACCGGCGAGACCGCGACCGCGGACGAACTGGTCGAATTCATCGACGACTGGTCGATGCTGTAG
- a CDS encoding aldo/keto reductase, producing the protein MSLDDLDLDFVQLGETGLQTSELQFGTWRFGRETEEGTLEISEERGHELLDAYEAAGGRFIDTADIYGGGVAEEWIGDWLADRDRERYTIASKVYWQTRPGDPNSRGTNRKSVRHRIDALLERLDTDYVDVLYIHRWDDQTPAREMMKTLNGLVEDGKVHYLGASTLRPNAWKVAKANEIAEREGWEPFTVAQPRYNLVDREIEGDYLEMARDYGMAVCPWSPLGQGFLTGKYDREEGLTGESKAAESSHFDSYLTETNFDVHDELDAVADEVDASPAQTALAWLMHREGVTAPIVGARTVEQLEENLRAAEIDLSDEQVDRLTEAKGGPYAGL; encoded by the coding sequence ATGTCACTCGACGACCTCGACCTCGATTTCGTCCAGTTGGGCGAGACGGGCCTCCAGACCAGCGAACTCCAGTTCGGGACGTGGCGTTTCGGCCGCGAAACCGAGGAAGGCACCCTCGAAATCAGCGAAGAGCGCGGCCACGAACTCCTCGATGCCTACGAGGCCGCGGGCGGCCGCTTTATCGACACCGCCGACATCTACGGCGGCGGCGTCGCCGAGGAGTGGATCGGCGACTGGCTTGCGGACCGCGACCGCGAACGCTACACCATCGCCTCGAAGGTCTACTGGCAGACCCGGCCGGGCGACCCCAACAGCCGCGGGACGAACCGCAAGAGCGTTCGTCACCGCATCGACGCCCTGCTGGAACGGCTCGACACCGACTATGTCGACGTCCTCTACATCCACCGCTGGGACGACCAGACGCCCGCCCGCGAGATGATGAAGACGCTCAACGGCCTCGTCGAGGACGGCAAGGTCCACTACCTCGGCGCCTCGACGCTCCGGCCGAACGCCTGGAAGGTCGCCAAGGCCAACGAAATCGCCGAACGCGAGGGCTGGGAACCCTTTACCGTCGCCCAGCCGCGATACAATCTCGTCGACCGGGAAATCGAGGGCGACTACCTCGAAATGGCCCGCGACTACGGCATGGCGGTCTGTCCATGGAGCCCGCTCGGACAGGGCTTCCTCACGGGCAAGTACGACCGCGAGGAGGGTCTCACCGGCGAATCGAAGGCCGCCGAATCCAGCCACTTCGACTCGTATCTCACCGAGACGAACTTCGATGTCCACGACGAACTCGACGCGGTCGCCGACGAGGTCGACGCCTCACCGGCCCAGACCGCGCTGGCGTGGCTCATGCACCGCGAGGGAGTCACCGCGCCCATCGTCGGCGCGCGAACGGTCGAACAACTCGAGGAGAACCTGCGTGCGGCCGAAATCGACCTCTCCGATGAGCAGGTCGACCGCCTGACCGAAGCCAAGGGCGGCCCGTACGCGGGGCTGTAG
- a CDS encoding bile acid:sodium symporter family protein codes for MIAVSGEAVVEFVTTVFVLSTMFSMGVKLSVSQLLDALRERQLLVKSLAVNLVAVPLIAYLLVRTVSVETGFAAGIVLLAVSPGAPFGPKLAEISDSDVAFASGLMAILCMLSVVTIPVSLLLLLPGDVTVDPLAIGRMVLGIQLVPLLLGLGTSFALPSLAERLYPPVQRLSDHTFIGLILLLVVVYSDSMVSLVGTGTLGLSAIAVGASLVLGYGLGGPARGTREVLATTTAARNAAIALFIATTGFSDPNVLTTVLAFSFIGVVGSGLIAGVWRRQVKPVSSHG; via the coding sequence ATGATAGCGGTATCCGGAGAGGCAGTCGTCGAGTTCGTGACGACGGTCTTCGTGCTCTCGACGATGTTCTCGATGGGGGTGAAGTTATCCGTTAGCCAGCTCCTCGACGCGCTCCGGGAACGACAGCTGCTGGTCAAATCCTTGGCCGTGAACCTCGTTGCGGTTCCGCTAATTGCCTATCTCCTCGTTCGGACGGTCTCGGTGGAGACCGGGTTCGCGGCCGGCATCGTGCTGCTCGCGGTCTCGCCCGGTGCCCCGTTCGGCCCGAAACTCGCGGAGATTTCGGACAGCGACGTGGCGTTCGCGAGCGGCCTCATGGCGATTCTCTGTATGCTCTCGGTCGTGACGATTCCTGTCTCCCTGTTGCTGTTGCTCCCCGGCGACGTCACCGTCGACCCGCTCGCAATCGGGCGGATGGTGCTGGGCATCCAACTGGTTCCGCTACTGCTCGGGCTCGGAACGTCGTTCGCCCTCCCGTCGCTCGCAGAGCGGCTGTACCCCCCTGTTCAGCGACTCTCCGACCACACGTTCATCGGGCTGATTCTGCTGTTAGTGGTCGTCTACAGCGACAGTATGGTGTCCCTCGTCGGGACGGGAACACTCGGGCTCTCGGCCATCGCCGTAGGCGCGTCGTTGGTCCTCGGATACGGTCTCGGTGGGCCAGCACGGGGGACTCGAGAGGTGTTGGCGACGACGACTGCCGCCCGAAACGCGGCGATTGCGCTGTTTATCGCGACGACCGGGTTCTCGGACCCGAACGTCCTCACGACCGTCCTCGCGTTCTCGTTTATCGGGGTCGTTGGCTCCGGATTGATCGCGGGCGTGTGGCGACGACAGGTCAAACCGGTTTCATCACACGGCTAA